The following proteins are co-located in the Hydrogenophaga sp. RAC07 genome:
- a CDS encoding pyridoxal phosphate-dependent aminotransferase, with protein MKTIQKSAKLANVCYDIRGPIMDAARKMEDEGHKIIRLNIGNLAVFGFDAPEEIQQDMIRNLPNSAGYSDSKGIFGARKAVMHETQTQGIKGVTLDDIYLGNGASELIVMATNALLDDGDELLLPAPDYPLWTAAVSLSGGTPVHYMCDESNGWMPDLDDIRRKITPATKGIVVINPNNPTGALYSDELLKAIVEIAREHGLVIFADEVYDKVLYDGVKHTAIASLSDDVLTLTFNSLSKSYRSCGYRAGWLIVSGDKKPAKDYIEGLNMLSNMRLCANVPGQWAIQTALGGYQSINDLVGEGGRLRRQRDLAHELITAIPGVSCVKPSAALYMFPKLDPKIYPIEDDQQMFLELLQETRVMLVQGSGFNYPDNQHFRIVFLPHEDDLREAINRVARFFEGWRKRHGT; from the coding sequence TTGAAGACCATCCAGAAATCCGCCAAGCTGGCCAACGTGTGCTACGACATTCGCGGGCCCATCATGGACGCCGCGCGGAAGATGGAAGACGAGGGTCACAAGATCATTCGCCTGAACATCGGCAACCTGGCGGTGTTTGGGTTCGATGCGCCCGAGGAGATCCAGCAGGACATGATCCGCAACCTGCCGAACTCGGCGGGTTATTCGGACAGCAAGGGCATCTTCGGCGCACGCAAGGCGGTGATGCACGAGACGCAGACGCAGGGCATCAAGGGCGTGACGCTCGACGACATTTACCTCGGAAACGGCGCGAGCGAACTGATCGTGATGGCGACCAACGCGCTGCTGGACGACGGCGACGAGCTGCTGCTGCCCGCACCCGACTACCCGCTGTGGACAGCCGCCGTGAGTCTCTCGGGTGGGACGCCGGTGCACTACATGTGCGACGAGTCCAACGGCTGGATGCCGGATCTGGACGACATCCGCCGCAAGATCACACCGGCCACCAAGGGCATCGTGGTCATCAACCCCAACAACCCGACCGGCGCGCTGTACTCCGACGAGCTGCTCAAGGCCATCGTCGAGATTGCACGTGAGCATGGCCTGGTGATCTTTGCCGACGAGGTCTACGACAAGGTGCTGTACGACGGCGTCAAACACACGGCGATTGCCAGCTTGTCGGACGACGTGCTCACGCTGACCTTCAACTCGCTCTCCAAGAGTTACCGCTCGTGCGGTTACCGAGCCGGCTGGCTCATCGTCTCGGGCGACAAAAAGCCGGCCAAGGACTACATCGAGGGCCTGAACATGCTCTCGAACATGCGCCTGTGCGCCAACGTGCCGGGCCAGTGGGCGATTCAAACCGCGCTTGGCGGTTACCAGAGCATCAACGATCTGGTGGGCGAAGGCGGACGGCTGCGCCGTCAGCGCGATCTGGCCCACGAGCTCATCACCGCCATTCCGGGGGTGAGCTGCGTCAAGCCATCGGCCGCGCTCTACATGTTCCCCAAGCTCGACCCAAAGATCTACCCGATCGAGGACGACCAGCAGATGTTCCTGGAACTGCTGCAGGAAACGCGCGTGATGCTGGTGCAGGGTTCCGGCTTCAACTACCCCGATAACCAGCACTTCCGCATCGTGTTCCTGCCGCACGAAGACGACCTGCGTGAAGCCATCAACCGCGTCGCCCGGTTCTTCGAGGGCTGGCGAAAACGCCACGGCACCTGA
- a CDS encoding Mth938-like domain-containing protein — translation MKLHSDKLDIQSVTGYGDGWIAVNGQRHFNSLVLTPKGALLPWPCDRFELLEASHFDLLVEQSTEAPELVVFGSGSKLRFAPPALLRSLMARRIGVETMDTAAACRTYNILAGEGRRVVAALLLET, via the coding sequence ATGAAACTGCACTCCGACAAGCTGGATATCCAGTCCGTCACCGGCTATGGCGACGGCTGGATCGCGGTGAACGGGCAGCGCCATTTCAACAGCCTGGTGCTCACGCCCAAAGGCGCGTTGTTGCCGTGGCCCTGCGACCGCTTCGAATTGCTCGAAGCCTCGCACTTCGACCTGCTCGTCGAGCAGTCCACCGAGGCACCCGAACTCGTCGTTTTCGGCAGCGGTTCGAAGTTGCGCTTTGCACCACCGGCCTTGCTGCGGAGCTTGATGGCCCGGCGCATCGGTGTTGAAACCATGGACACGGCAGCCGCCTGCCGCACCTACAACATCCTGGCAGGCGAAGGCCGGCGCGTGGTGGCGGCTTTGCTGCTGGAGACCTGA
- a CDS encoding peroxiredoxin has product MAVVVNKPIPEFESMATGGIKVSNQTHLGQTIVLYFYPKDNTPGCTTEAMQFRDKYKDFVKAGAQVFGVSRDNMKSHDEFKTKLELPFELIADTEEKMCHMFGVVKNKIMYGKKVKGIERSTFLIGPDGVLKEEWRGLKVPGHVEDVLKAVKTLKKAA; this is encoded by the coding sequence ATGGCAGTCGTTGTCAATAAACCCATTCCCGAATTCGAATCGATGGCCACCGGTGGCATCAAGGTTAGCAACCAGACACATCTGGGCCAGACCATCGTCTTGTACTTTTACCCCAAGGACAACACGCCCGGCTGCACCACCGAGGCCATGCAGTTCCGCGACAAGTACAAGGACTTCGTGAAGGCCGGCGCCCAGGTGTTCGGTGTCTCCCGCGACAACATGAAATCGCACGACGAATTCAAGACCAAGCTCGAGCTGCCGTTCGAGTTGATCGCCGACACCGAAGAAAAAATGTGCCACATGTTCGGCGTGGTCAAAAACAAGATCATGTACGGCAAGAAGGTCAAGGGCATTGAGCGCAGCACCTTCCTGATCGGCCCCGACGGTGTGTTGAAGGAAGAGTGGCGCGGCCTGAAAGTGCCGGGTCATGTGGAAGACGTGCTCAAGGCCGTCAAGACCCTCAAGAAAGCCGCCTGA
- a CDS encoding PhoH family protein produces the protein MPLPPAPSKRAALLSPEAYSLKAAEEPFELEVVTAPVVVLPEAQPARLPEREAVALAPPPAAKTAGRAGGRGRKPAVATPVVAERSETAPVLQKATTPVIPAPRSPQSAQVTASSGSRRRTAGKAGNGPARLFVLDTNVLLHDPMSLFRFEEHNIFLPMIVLEELDGHKKGMTEVARNGRQTSRTLDALVAQQGGDMTKGLKLSATGHHGARGLLFFQTEPLESSLPSSLPQGKADNQILGVVHSLRQRHPEREVILVSKDINMRVKARALGLAAEDYQNDKTLDDGELLYAGALALPQDFWTRQSKTIESWQSGSHTFYRVSGPAVGQFYINQFVYFEAPGEPSLYARVTEIRDKTAVLKTLKDYTHLKNAVWGVTSRNREQNFALNLLMDPEIDFVTLAGTAGTGKTLMALASGLTQVLDDRRYTEIIMTRATVSVGEDIGFLPGTEEEKMGPWMGALDDNLEFLAKGDGGNAGEWGRAATNELIRSRIKVKSMNFMRGRTFMNKYVIIDEAQNLTPKQMKTLITRAGPGTKIICMGNLAQIDTPYLTEGSSGLTFAVDRFKGWPHGGHITLARGERSRLADFASEVL, from the coding sequence ATGCCACTGCCCCCCGCCCCTTCCAAACGCGCCGCCCTCCTGTCACCCGAAGCCTACAGCCTCAAAGCGGCCGAAGAGCCTTTCGAGCTGGAGGTCGTCACAGCACCCGTTGTGGTCTTGCCTGAGGCCCAACCCGCACGATTGCCAGAGCGCGAAGCCGTGGCCCTGGCGCCACCCCCAGCAGCCAAAACCGCCGGTCGTGCAGGTGGCCGCGGACGCAAGCCGGCAGTGGCAACCCCTGTGGTGGCCGAGCGCTCGGAAACCGCACCCGTGCTGCAGAAAGCCACGACACCAGTGATTCCGGCTCCGCGAAGCCCACAGTCGGCGCAGGTCACGGCCTCGTCGGGTAGCCGCCGTCGTACTGCGGGCAAGGCAGGCAACGGCCCAGCCAGGCTGTTCGTGCTGGACACCAACGTATTGCTGCACGACCCGATGAGCCTGTTCCGCTTTGAGGAACACAACATCTTCCTGCCCATGATCGTGCTCGAAGAGCTTGATGGTCACAAGAAGGGCATGACGGAAGTGGCGCGCAATGGGCGCCAGACCAGCCGCACGCTCGACGCCCTGGTGGCGCAGCAAGGAGGTGACATGACCAAGGGCCTCAAGCTCTCGGCCACCGGTCACCACGGCGCGCGCGGCCTGCTGTTCTTCCAGACCGAACCGCTGGAAAGCAGCCTGCCATCCAGCCTGCCGCAAGGCAAGGCCGACAACCAGATCCTGGGTGTGGTGCATTCGCTGCGCCAGCGCCATCCCGAACGTGAGGTCATCCTGGTGTCGAAAGACATCAACATGCGCGTGAAAGCGCGCGCGCTCGGCCTGGCAGCAGAAGACTACCAAAACGACAAGACGCTGGACGACGGCGAACTGCTGTACGCGGGCGCGCTGGCGCTGCCGCAGGACTTCTGGACGCGCCAGAGCAAGACCATTGAGAGCTGGCAGAGCGGCAGCCACACCTTCTACCGCGTCAGCGGTCCGGCGGTGGGGCAGTTCTACATCAACCAGTTTGTGTATTTCGAAGCGCCGGGCGAGCCTTCGCTGTACGCCCGTGTGACCGAAATCCGCGACAAGACAGCGGTTCTCAAGACACTCAAGGACTACACCCACCTGAAAAATGCCGTGTGGGGCGTGACCAGCCGCAACCGCGAACAGAACTTCGCGCTCAACCTCCTGATGGACCCCGAGATCGACTTCGTCACGCTGGCCGGCACAGCCGGCACCGGCAAGACGCTGATGGCCTTGGCCAGCGGTCTCACCCAGGTCCTCGACGACCGCCGCTACACCGAGATCATCATGACCCGTGCCACCGTGAGCGTGGGCGAGGACATCGGCTTCCTGCCCGGCACCGAAGAGGAAAAGATGGGTCCCTGGATGGGTGCGCTCGACGACAACCTGGAGTTCCTGGCCAAGGGTGACGGTGGCAACGCAGGCGAATGGGGCCGCGCGGCCACCAACGAGCTGATCCGCAGCCGCATCAAGGTCAAGAGCATGAACTTCATGCGCGGCCGCACCTTCATGAACAAGTACGTGATCATCGACGAGGCGCAGAACCTGACGCCCAAGCAGATGAAAACGCTGATCACGCGAGCCGGCCCGGGCACCAAGATCATCTGCATGGGCAACCTGGCACAGATCGACACGCCTTACCTGACCGAAGGCTCGTCAGGCCTCACGTTCGCAGTGGACCGCTTCAAGGGCTGGCCGCACGGTGGGCACATCACGCTGGCGCGCGGTGAGCGTTCACGCCTGGCCGATTTCGCTTCCGAGGTGCTTTGA
- a CDS encoding IS3 family transposase (programmed frameshift), with amino-acid sequence MARHDESFKLEVVQQYLSESSGARTIALRYGLDHGTVRRWVEGYRLHGVEGLRKKFSHYDEQFKMNVLCRMWREELSCRQVTALFDIRGGHGVVSGWERQYHEGGIDALKPKRRRGPKLMTAPKPPDPPPPHANDVSTLDALRKENEHLRAEVAYLKKLGCLGSSESASCAEKAQAVIGLRQDHPLPALLKAAGLSRSTFYYQAKVLEAGDRYAGLKTRIRAIYERHKGRYGYRRITAALCHAGEVINHKTVQRLMQALGLKSLVRPKKYRSYRGQIAAAPNLLNRQFEANGANQKWVTDVTEFNVGGNKLYLSPVMDLYNGEIVAYEMLERPVFALVGRMLKKALARLSDQDSPLLHSDQGWQYQMPAYRRQLIDHGLHQSMSRKGNCLDNAAMESFFGTLKSEFFYLTKFASIKQLQQGLHRYIHYYNHHRIKLKLKGLSPVQYRIQALSR; translated from the exons ATGGCGAGACACGATGAGAGCTTCAAGCTCGAAGTGGTACAGCAATATCTTTCTGAGTCTTCAGGCGCGCGAACGATAGCCTTGCGATATGGGCTGGACCACGGGACAGTGCGCCGCTGGGTCGAGGGGTATCGCCTTCATGGAGTGGAAGGGCTGCGCAAGAAGTTCAGCCACTACGACGAGCAGTTCAAGATGAACGTGCTGTGCCGGATGTGGCGAGAGGAGCTTTCCTGCCGCCAGGTGACTGCATTGTTCGATATACGCGGTGGGCATGGCGTCGTATCGGGCTGGGAGCGTCAGTATCATGAGGGCGGTATAGACGCCCTCAAGCCCAAACGACGACGCGGCCCGAAGTTGATGACAGCGCCCAAGCCACCCGATCCCCCGCCACCACATGCCAACGACGTAAGCACGCTGGACGCGCTGCGCAAGGAAAACGAACATCTGCGCGCGGAGGTGGCGTACCTAAAAAAATTGG GATGCCTTGGTTCGAGTGAATCGGCAAGCTGCGCAGAAAAAGCGCAAGCCGTGATCGGACTGAGGCAGGACCACCCGTTACCCGCGCTGCTCAAGGCCGCAGGGCTGTCGCGCAGCACGTTCTACTACCAGGCCAAAGTGCTTGAAGCCGGCGACAGGTACGCTGGGCTGAAGACGCGCATCCGTGCCATCTACGAGCGCCACAAGGGCCGATACGGATATCGGCGCATCACTGCTGCTCTTTGCCATGCAGGCGAGGTCATCAACCACAAGACTGTTCAGCGTCTGATGCAGGCTCTTGGCCTGAAATCTCTGGTGCGACCCAAGAAGTACCGCTCCTACCGTGGACAGATCGCCGCCGCTCCCAATTTGCTGAATCGCCAATTCGAGGCCAACGGAGCAAACCAGAAATGGGTGACTGATGTGACCGAATTCAATGTCGGGGGCAACAAGCTCTACCTGTCCCCGGTGATGGACCTCTACAACGGGGAAATTGTGGCCTACGAGATGCTTGAGCGCCCTGTCTTCGCGCTGGTGGGGCGCATGCTGAAGAAAGCGCTGGCCCGGCTCTCAGACCAAGATTCGCCGCTGCTTCACTCCGATCAGGGCTGGCAGTACCAGATGCCCGCCTACAGACGCCAACTCATCGACCATGGACTGCACCAAAGCATGTCGCGCAAGGGCAACTGTCTGGACAACGCAGCGATGGAGAGCTTCTTCGGCACGTTGAAAAGCGAGTTCTTCTACTTGACCAAATTCGCAAGCATCAAGCAACTCCAGCAAGGCCTACATCGCTACATCCACTACTACAACCACCACCGCATCAAGCTCAAACTCAAAGGCCTGAGTCCAGTTCAATACCGGATTCAGGCCTTGAGCCGCTGA
- the dnaB gene encoding replicative DNA helicase has translation MSAVFSSSFSSFDAGLDEAGGADRQVAQLRVPPHSIEAESSVLGGLLLDNGAWDRVADLVNDSDFYRYEHRLTYSAIATMVNASKPADVVTVFEHLQNLGKAEEAGGLAYLNSLAQYVPSAANIRRYAEIVRERAILRKLVAASDEIATAAFNTQGKSVDKILDEAEQKIFNIGEEGSRMKEGFQGMDTLVVELLDRVQEMADNPNDITGVPTGFVDLDRMTSGLQAGDLVVLAARPSMGKTAFAINIAEHVALNEGLPVAVFSMEMGASQLAVRIVGSIGRINQSHLRNGKLTDDEWPRLTEAIEKLRNVSLHIDETPGLTASVLRANARRLSRQCGKLGLIVVDYLQLMSGSGGDGDNRASELGEISRGLKMLAKELQCPVIALSQLNRSVETRTDKRPMMSDLRESGAIEQDADIIMFIYRDEYYTKDACKEPGVAEIIIGKQRNGPTGTVKLAFLNMLTRFESLAGGGDF, from the coding sequence ATGTCCGCCGTTTTTTCCAGTTCCTTCTCCTCCTTTGATGCCGGCCTGGACGAGGCCGGCGGAGCTGACCGCCAGGTCGCTCAGTTGCGTGTTCCCCCGCACTCCATCGAAGCCGAGTCCAGCGTGCTCGGTGGCCTGCTGCTCGACAACGGCGCGTGGGACCGGGTGGCGGATCTTGTCAACGACTCCGACTTCTACCGTTACGAACACCGCCTGACGTACTCGGCCATCGCCACGATGGTCAACGCCAGCAAGCCCGCCGACGTGGTGACCGTTTTCGAGCACTTGCAGAACCTCGGGAAAGCCGAGGAAGCCGGGGGTCTGGCTTACTTGAACTCGCTGGCGCAGTACGTGCCGAGCGCGGCCAACATCCGACGTTACGCCGAGATCGTGCGTGAGCGCGCCATCCTGCGCAAACTGGTGGCTGCCAGCGACGAGATCGCCACCGCAGCCTTCAACACGCAGGGCAAGTCGGTCGACAAGATCCTCGACGAGGCTGAGCAGAAGATCTTCAACATCGGCGAAGAAGGTTCGCGGATGAAGGAGGGCTTCCAGGGCATGGACACGCTGGTGGTCGAGCTGCTCGACCGCGTGCAGGAAATGGCCGACAACCCCAACGACATCACCGGCGTGCCCACCGGATTCGTCGATCTGGACCGCATGACTTCAGGCCTGCAAGCCGGTGATCTGGTCGTGTTGGCCGCGCGCCCGTCCATGGGCAAGACCGCGTTTGCGATCAACATCGCCGAACACGTGGCGCTCAACGAAGGCCTGCCGGTGGCGGTGTTTTCCATGGAGATGGGTGCCTCGCAGTTGGCGGTGCGTATCGTCGGCTCGATCGGCCGGATCAACCAGTCCCACCTGCGCAACGGCAAACTCACCGACGACGAGTGGCCGCGCTTGACCGAAGCCATCGAGAAGCTGCGCAACGTGTCGCTGCACATCGACGAAACCCCGGGTCTCACCGCCAGCGTGCTGCGCGCCAACGCACGACGCCTCTCGCGCCAGTGCGGCAAGCTCGGCCTGATCGTGGTGGACTACTTGCAGCTCATGAGCGGCAGCGGTGGCGACGGTGACAACCGAGCTTCCGAGCTGGGCGAGATCTCGCGTGGCCTGAAGATGCTGGCCAAGGAATTGCAGTGTCCTGTGATTGCGCTCTCGCAGCTCAACCGAAGTGTGGAGACCCGTACCGACAAACGCCCCATGATGAGCGACCTGCGCGAATCGGGCGCCATCGAGCAGGATGCGGACATCATCATGTTCATCTACCGCGACGAGTACTACACCAAGGACGCGTGCAAGGAACCCGGTGTGGCCGAGATCATCATCGGCAAGCAGCGAAACGGCCCAACGGGCACGGTGAAGCTGGCCTTCCTGAACATGCTCACGCGCTTCGAGAGTCTGGCCGGCGGTGGCGACTTCTGA
- the rplI gene encoding 50S ribosomal protein L9 has product MQIILLDKVVNLGALGDVVKVKDGYARNFLIPSGRARRATQNAIAEFEARRVELEKVAAAKHAEAQALGEKLAAVTVKLSQKAGVDGRLFGSVTNHDVSEELNKQGFKVAKSQVRMPNGPLKNVGDYTVSVNLHTDVTVDVNVTVLGETA; this is encoded by the coding sequence ATGCAAATCATCCTGCTCGACAAAGTTGTCAATCTCGGCGCCCTCGGCGATGTGGTCAAGGTCAAGGACGGCTACGCCCGCAACTTCCTGATTCCGTCCGGCCGCGCCCGCCGCGCCACGCAAAACGCCATCGCCGAATTCGAAGCACGCCGCGTCGAACTCGAAAAAGTGGCCGCTGCCAAACACGCCGAAGCCCAGGCTTTGGGCGAGAAGCTTGCCGCTGTGACGGTCAAGCTGTCGCAAAAAGCCGGTGTTGACGGTCGCCTGTTCGGCTCTGTCACCAACCACGACGTGTCCGAAGAGCTGAACAAACAAGGCTTCAAGGTTGCGAAGTCGCAAGTGCGCATGCCCAATGGTCCCCTGAAGAACGTGGGCGACTACACGGTGAGCGTGAACCTGCACACCGACGTGACGGTCGACGTCAACGTCACGGTGCTCGGCGAAACCGCCTGA
- the rpsR gene encoding 30S ribosomal protein S18, with the protein MASPKRFNKDKRPKRNTQSLLFKRKRFCRFTVANVEEVDYKDVDVLRDFIAENGKIIPARLTGTRAFYQRQVNTAIKRARFLGMLPYSDQHRV; encoded by the coding sequence ATGGCGTCACCCAAACGTTTCAACAAAGACAAGCGCCCCAAGCGCAACACCCAATCGCTGCTGTTCAAGCGCAAGCGCTTCTGCCGCTTCACCGTGGCCAACGTCGAAGAAGTCGACTACAAGGACGTGGATGTCCTGCGCGACTTCATCGCCGAAAACGGCAAGATCATCCCCGCGCGCCTGACCGGCACGCGTGCCTTCTACCAGCGTCAGGTCAACACCGCCATCAAGCGTGCGCGCTTCCTCGGCATGTTGCCTTACAGCGACCAGCACCGCGTCTGA
- the priB gene encoding primosomal replication protein N codes for MNQTQLSAVVVQVQSLRYTPAGIPAVNLVLEHESQIVELDTPRQVKLQLRAIAFGSHAEILSRQGLDSVCEFHGFLTNARNGKGVVFHIQDFSKT; via the coding sequence GTGAACCAGACTCAATTGTCGGCCGTGGTGGTGCAGGTGCAGAGCCTGCGGTACACACCGGCAGGCATACCGGCCGTCAACCTCGTGCTCGAACACGAGTCGCAGATTGTCGAACTGGACACCCCCAGGCAAGTGAAACTGCAACTCAGGGCCATCGCCTTCGGGTCGCACGCCGAAATCCTCTCCCGACAGGGTCTCGATTCGGTTTGTGAGTTTCACGGCTTCCTGACCAACGCGCGCAACGGCAAAGGCGTGGTGTTCCACATCCAAGATTTCAGCAAGACATAG
- the rpsF gene encoding 30S ribosomal protein S6: MRHYEIVLLIHPDQSEQVPAMLERYKGMITAGGGKIHRVEDWGRRQMAYQINKLSKAHYLCVNIEADQAVMAELEHAFKFNDAVLRHLTVLRKKADTGPSSMMKSVEREEARKLQQPEQRPQQHQPQEQAQA, translated from the coding sequence ATGCGTCATTACGAAATCGTTTTGCTGATCCATCCGGATCAAAGCGAACAAGTTCCAGCCATGCTGGAGCGCTACAAGGGCATGATCACCGCCGGCGGCGGCAAGATCCACCGCGTTGAAGACTGGGGTCGTCGCCAGATGGCTTACCAGATCAACAAGCTGTCCAAGGCCCACTACCTGTGCGTCAACATCGAGGCCGATCAGGCCGTGATGGCCGAACTGGAGCACGCCTTCAAGTTCAACGACGCCGTGCTGCGCCACCTCACCGTGCTGCGCAAAAAAGCCGACACCGGTCCTTCGTCCATGATGAAGTCGGTCGAGCGCGAAGAAGCCCGCAAGCTTCAGCAGCCAGAGCAGCGCCCCCAGCAGCACCAACCGCAGGAACAGGCCCAGGCATGA
- a CDS encoding sodium:solute symporter family protein, whose translation MAGMFETGAGGSGSNKAFKQQLNKVYKWYTGGFFVFVVALAILEQMGLSREWIGFIFLLATIGLYAGIGIMSRTTDAAEYYVAGRRVPAVYNGMATGADWMSAASFIGMAGTLYLTGYSGLAFIMGWTGGYCLVALFLAPYLRKFGQFTIPDFLGERYGGNLPRFIGIFAAILCSFTYVVAQIYGVGLITSRLTGVAFELGIFLGLGGILVCSFLGGMRAVTWTQVAQYIILIVAYMIPVVWLSVKQTSVPVPQAIYGFQLEKVTAKEKLLAADPKELEVREIFKQRSAALAEKLKNPAAALAADKAAAEAKLAQLRAANAPSAELSAAEKAIADLPKDEAAAKAAWTRAKAAADTKARPLNGMPPHAQQFSGDPNGDAAAVAAYDTSRLNFLALIFCLMIGTAALPHILMRYYTVPSVREARESVTWSLFFIFLLYFTAPALAVLVKYEVFHVLVGTPFDQLPAWVASWNKVDPSLMSITDINKDGLLQLNEMTIGGDIIVLATPEIGGLPYVISGLVAAGGLAAALSTADGLLLTIANALSHDLYYKMIDPNASTARRVTISKMLLLIVALCAAYVAAQKPADILFLVSAAFSFAAAAFFPALVLGIFWKRATGIAASAGMVAGLGITVYYMVTTQPWMRGIFGVTSPIELWFGILPISAGVFGVPVGFAVIILLSLVTPAPSRKVQQLVEHVRYPSLRMN comes from the coding sequence ATGGCAGGCATGTTCGAAACGGGCGCCGGCGGCTCCGGCAGCAACAAGGCATTCAAACAGCAGCTCAACAAGGTGTACAAGTGGTACACCGGTGGCTTCTTCGTGTTCGTGGTGGCCCTGGCCATCCTCGAGCAAATGGGGTTGTCGCGCGAATGGATCGGCTTCATCTTTCTGCTCGCCACCATCGGCCTGTACGCCGGCATCGGCATCATGAGTCGCACCACCGACGCCGCCGAGTACTACGTGGCGGGGCGACGGGTTCCAGCGGTCTACAACGGCATGGCCACGGGCGCGGACTGGATGTCTGCCGCGTCGTTCATCGGCATGGCCGGTACGCTCTACCTGACCGGCTACAGCGGCCTGGCCTTCATCATGGGCTGGACCGGTGGTTACTGCCTGGTGGCGCTGTTCCTCGCACCCTACCTGCGCAAGTTCGGTCAGTTCACCATTCCCGACTTCCTGGGTGAGCGCTACGGCGGCAACCTGCCTCGTTTCATCGGCATCTTTGCGGCCATTCTCTGCTCGTTCACCTACGTGGTCGCGCAGATCTATGGCGTGGGCCTGATCACCTCGCGCCTGACCGGCGTGGCTTTCGAACTCGGGATCTTCCTGGGGCTGGGCGGCATTCTGGTGTGCTCGTTCCTGGGCGGCATGCGCGCCGTGACCTGGACGCAGGTGGCGCAGTACATCATCCTGATCGTGGCTTACATGATCCCGGTGGTGTGGTTGTCGGTAAAACAGACCAGCGTGCCGGTGCCGCAGGCCATCTACGGCTTCCAGCTGGAGAAGGTCACGGCCAAGGAAAAGCTGCTGGCAGCCGATCCGAAAGAGCTGGAAGTTCGCGAGATCTTCAAGCAGCGTTCGGCCGCACTGGCTGAGAAGCTCAAGAACCCCGCCGCTGCGCTGGCTGCCGACAAGGCCGCCGCCGAAGCCAAGCTGGCCCAGTTGCGCGCTGCCAATGCACCGTCGGCCGAGCTCTCCGCTGCTGAAAAGGCGATTGCGGATCTGCCCAAGGACGAAGCTGCAGCCAAGGCCGCCTGGACGCGCGCCAAAGCCGCTGCCGACACCAAGGCGCGACCGCTCAACGGCATGCCGCCGCACGCGCAGCAGTTCTCGGGAGATCCCAATGGTGATGCAGCCGCCGTGGCGGCCTACGACACCTCGCGGCTGAACTTCCTGGCGCTGATCTTCTGCCTGATGATCGGCACGGCCGCGCTGCCGCACATCCTGATGCGCTACTACACGGTGCCCAGCGTGCGGGAAGCGCGCGAGTCGGTCACATGGTCGCTGTTCTTCATCTTCCTGCTGTACTTCACCGCCCCGGCTTTGGCCGTGCTGGTGAAATACGAGGTGTTCCATGTGCTGGTCGGCACGCCGTTTGACCAGTTGCCCGCCTGGGTGGCTTCGTGGAACAAGGTGGATCCTTCGCTGATGTCGATCACCGATATCAACAAGGACGGCCTGCTGCAGCTCAACGAGATGACCATCGGTGGCGACATCATCGTGCTGGCCACGCCTGAAATTGGTGGCTTGCCGTACGTGATCTCGGGTCTGGTGGCCGCCGGTGGCCTGGCCGCTGCGCTGTCCACGGCCGATGGTTTGCTGCTCACCATCGCCAACGCGCTGTCGCACGACCTGTACTACAAGATGATCGACCCCAACGCATCCACGGCCCGCCGCGTCACCATCTCCAAGATGCTGCTGCTGATCGTGGCCCTGTGTGCGGCGTATGTGGCGGCGCAGAAACCGGCGGACATCCTGTTCCTGGTCTCTGCGGCGTTCTCGTTCGCGGCGGCAGCGTTCTTCCCGGCGCTGGTGCTCGGCATCTTCTGGAAGCGCGCCACCGGCATTGCCGCCTCCGCCGGCATGGTCGCCGGTCTGGGCATCACCGTGTACTACATGGTGACCACCCAGCCCTGGATGCGCGGCATCTTCGGCGTGACCTCGCCCATCGAGCTGTGGTTCGGCATCCTGCCGATCTCGGCCGGCGTGTTTGGCGTGCCGGTCGGTTTTGCCGTGATCATCCTGCTGAGCCTGGTCACCCCGGCCCCGAGCCGCAAGGTCCAGCAGCTGGTGGAACACGTGCGTTACCCCAGCCTGCGCATGAACTGA
- a CDS encoding DUF4212 domain-containing protein — translation MELTDKHRRYWRKNLNVTAILLAIWFVVTFVVSYFARELSFNFFGWPFSFWVGAQGALAVYCVIIGYYAWYMNKLDIEHGVEETEE, via the coding sequence ATGGAACTGACTGACAAGCACCGCCGCTACTGGCGGAAAAACCTCAACGTCACCGCCATATTGCTCGCAATATGGTTCGTCGTGACGTTCGTGGTGAGCTACTTCGCACGTGAACTGAGCTTCAACTTCTTCGGTTGGCCGTTCAGCTTCTGGGTGGGTGCACAAGGCGCCTTGGCTGTGTACTGCGTGATCATTGGGTACTACGCCTGGTACATGAACAAACTCGACATCGAACACGGTGTCGAAGAGACCGAGGAATAA